A window of Streptomyces sp. DG1A-41 contains these coding sequences:
- a CDS encoding SDR family oxidoreductase, producing the protein MSSGTGMRIVVTGATGNVGTSVVRLLSEDPEVASVLGLARRIPEWSPPKTDWSAVDLASEKSDVAEHFRGADAIVHLAWAFQPTHDPAATWRTNVLGSMRVFEAVAAAGVPALVHASSVGAYSPGPKDRAVDESWPTHGWPDAAYCREKAYLERALDTFERDHPETRVVRMRPAFLFKRESASEQRRIFGGRFLPGPLARPELLPFLPDIPGLRVQALHTDDAANAYRLAVRSDARGAFNLAAEPPVDAQVLGEMLGARPVRLPRTAARSAIAAAWGLHLLPASPHLFDAVLRLPLMDCTRARAELGWRPERTATEVLEEFLQGLQQGEGARTEPMRGRKVG; encoded by the coding sequence GTGAGCAGCGGAACGGGCATGAGGATCGTCGTCACGGGCGCCACCGGCAACGTGGGCACCAGCGTGGTGCGCCTCCTCTCGGAGGATCCGGAGGTCGCCTCCGTGCTGGGCCTGGCCCGGCGGATCCCCGAGTGGTCGCCCCCGAAGACGGACTGGTCGGCGGTCGACCTGGCCTCCGAGAAGTCCGATGTGGCCGAGCACTTCCGCGGCGCCGACGCGATCGTCCATCTGGCCTGGGCGTTCCAGCCGACGCACGACCCGGCGGCGACCTGGCGCACCAATGTGCTCGGCAGCATGCGAGTGTTCGAGGCGGTGGCCGCCGCGGGGGTGCCGGCGCTGGTGCACGCCTCGTCGGTCGGCGCGTACTCGCCGGGTCCGAAGGACCGGGCGGTGGACGAGTCGTGGCCGACGCACGGCTGGCCGGACGCCGCGTACTGCCGCGAGAAGGCCTACCTGGAGCGCGCGCTGGACACGTTCGAGCGCGACCACCCCGAGACGCGGGTGGTGCGGATGCGACCCGCCTTCCTCTTCAAGCGGGAGTCCGCGAGCGAGCAGCGCCGGATCTTCGGCGGGCGTTTCCTGCCCGGCCCGCTGGCCCGTCCGGAGCTGCTGCCCTTCCTGCCCGACATCCCAGGGCTGCGGGTTCAGGCGCTGCACACGGACGACGCGGCGAACGCGTACCGGCTGGCCGTGCGCTCCGACGCCCGGGGCGCCTTCAATCTGGCGGCCGAGCCGCCGGTCGACGCGCAGGTGCTGGGGGAGATGCTCGGTGCGCGCCCGGTACGGCTGCCGCGCACCGCGGCCCGTTCGGCGATCGCCGCCGCCTGGGGCCTGCACCTGCTGCCCGCCTCCCCGCACCTGTTCGACGCGGTGCTGCGGCTGCCCCTGATGGACTGCACACGTGCGCGTGCGGAACTCGGCTGGCGGCCGGAGCGTACGGCGACGGAGGTGCTGGAGGAGTTCCTTCAGGGCCTTCAGCAGGGCGAGGGCGCACGGACGGAACCTATGCGGGGACGCAAGGTGGGCTGA
- a CDS encoding HAD family hydrolase: protein MAKAERAVVFDVDGTLVDTNHVHVVTWWEAFRQAGHDVPMHAVHRAVGLASTDLVAHLLGEDRDRDQDAGISAAHKALYGQYFDRLTALPGAGALLRRLHRDGWAVVLASSAGGAELSALRRAIDADDAITATAGADDVDAGKPAPEPVEHALDLAGVPAERAVFVGDTVWDMRAGSRAGVRCVGVLCGGIPRTDLEGSGADAIYADPAHLLSSLRDSPLA, encoded by the coding sequence ATGGCGAAGGCGGAACGGGCGGTCGTGTTCGACGTCGACGGCACGCTGGTCGACACCAACCATGTGCACGTCGTGACGTGGTGGGAGGCCTTCCGGCAGGCGGGCCACGACGTACCGATGCACGCCGTCCACCGGGCGGTGGGCCTGGCCTCCACCGACCTCGTCGCGCACCTGCTCGGCGAGGACCGGGACAGGGACCAGGACGCGGGGATCAGCGCCGCCCACAAGGCGCTGTACGGGCAGTACTTCGACCGGCTGACGGCGCTGCCGGGGGCGGGGGCGCTGCTGCGGCGGCTGCACCGGGACGGCTGGGCGGTGGTGCTGGCCAGCTCTGCCGGTGGCGCCGAGCTGAGCGCGCTGCGCCGGGCGATCGACGCGGACGACGCCATCACCGCCACGGCCGGCGCCGACGACGTGGACGCGGGCAAGCCGGCGCCCGAGCCCGTCGAGCACGCCCTGGACCTGGCCGGGGTGCCGGCGGAGCGGGCGGTCTTCGTCGGGGACACCGTGTGGGACATGCGGGCGGGCAGCCGCGCCGGGGTGCGCTGTGTGGGCGTCCTGTGCGGCGGCATCCCGCGCACCGACCTGGAGGGGTCCGGCGCGGACGCGATCTACGCCGACCCCGCGCACCTCCTGTCGTCCCTGCGGGACAGTCCGCTGGCATGA
- a CDS encoding DUF4230 domain-containing protein translates to MTTPVKRLPRRVPGWAKVVGALVLVLVVFFAGLRLSVIPGLKDLFGTETQDRSGPALLKSIQDLSRYDAASGNFQVVVDLEKDAKFLPDAIRGTRTLYVGAGTVDAYVDLGKVGDDDVQVNGDRTSATLRLPHAQLGRPALDPDRSYAVSKQRGLFDRLGDLFSDNPNGEQAVQKLAVRHIGDAAKESELTARAESNTTGMLEGLLRSLGFKEVRVSYGG, encoded by the coding sequence ATGACGACTCCCGTCAAGCGTCTCCCCAGGCGCGTGCCCGGCTGGGCCAAGGTGGTGGGCGCGCTCGTGCTGGTGCTCGTCGTGTTCTTCGCCGGGCTCCGGCTGAGCGTGATCCCGGGCCTGAAGGACCTGTTCGGCACCGAGACCCAGGACCGGTCCGGCCCCGCGCTGCTGAAGTCCATCCAGGACCTCAGCCGTTACGACGCCGCCTCCGGCAACTTCCAGGTCGTCGTGGACCTGGAGAAGGACGCCAAGTTCCTCCCCGACGCGATCCGCGGCACCCGCACCCTGTACGTGGGTGCGGGCACCGTCGACGCCTACGTCGACCTGGGCAAGGTCGGCGACGACGACGTGCAGGTCAACGGCGACCGCACGTCCGCCACGCTCCGGCTGCCCCACGCCCAACTGGGCAGGCCGGCCCTCGACCCCGACCGTTCCTACGCCGTCTCCAAGCAGCGGGGTCTCTTCGACCGCCTCGGCGACCTCTTCTCGGACAACCCCAACGGCGAACAGGCCGTGCAGAAACTCGCGGTACGGCACATCGGCGACGCGGCGAAGGAGAGCGAGCTGACGGCCCGCGCCGAGAGCAACACCACCGGCATGCTCGAAGGCCTGCTGCGATCCCTGGGCTTCAAGGAGGTGCGCGTCTCGTACGGGGGCTGA
- a CDS encoding MarR family transcriptional regulator, with the protein MLDAQMTKAPPSLLYMVKQVELVVRSHLDELVRPSGITALQYTALTVLERHDGLSAAQLARDSFVTAQSIADLVRSLEGRGLVRRERNPRNRRELLILLTDAGRELLARHAGPVRELEERMVRDLTAHQTEQFRQALTKAWHALS; encoded by the coding sequence ATGCTGGACGCACAGATGACCAAGGCGCCCCCTTCCCTGCTCTACATGGTCAAGCAGGTGGAGCTCGTCGTGCGCTCCCATCTGGACGAGCTGGTCAGACCCTCCGGGATCACCGCTCTCCAGTACACCGCGCTGACCGTCCTGGAACGGCACGACGGACTGTCGGCGGCCCAGCTGGCGCGCGACTCCTTCGTCACCGCGCAGTCCATCGCCGACCTCGTCCGCTCCCTGGAGGGCCGCGGGCTGGTGCGCCGGGAGCGCAACCCCCGCAACCGCCGCGAGCTGCTGATCCTGCTCACCGACGCCGGCCGGGAGCTGCTCGCACGGCACGCCGGGCCCGTCCGGGAGCTGGAGGAGCGAATGGTGCGCGACCTCACGGCGCACCAGACCGAGCAGTTCCGCCAGGCCCTGACCAAGGCCTGGCACGCCCTGTCGTAA
- a CDS encoding anti-sigma factor antagonist, translating into MRQEPAPLTRHLRVRQERGHTVLEFRGEIDIAAATQIAPHLDRETNRRAARVVIDLSRIEFFDCSGLRLLYRARSRVLDRDGQLLLVCAHPLTLRVLRITGLARVLPPQPTLDAALEQPEAASGPV; encoded by the coding sequence GTGCGGCAGGAACCTGCACCGCTCACCCGGCATCTGCGCGTCCGCCAGGAACGAGGGCACACGGTGCTGGAGTTCCGTGGCGAGATCGACATCGCCGCGGCCACGCAGATCGCCCCGCACCTGGACCGGGAGACGAACCGCCGCGCCGCCCGGGTCGTGATCGACCTCAGCCGGATCGAGTTCTTCGACTGCTCGGGCCTGCGGCTGCTGTACCGGGCCAGGAGCCGGGTGCTCGACCGGGACGGGCAACTGCTCCTCGTCTGCGCCCACCCGTTGACGCTGCGCGTCCTGCGGATCACCGGCCTGGCCCGGGTGCTGCCCCCGCAGCCGACGCTGGACGCGGCCCTGGAGCAGCCGGAGGCGGCGTCCGGCCCGGTGTGA
- a CDS encoding aromatic acid exporter family protein, whose protein sequence is MGDLGQGVRATRPLDAVRREARRVVEAVRAAWRGPGRERDLVVQSLKAAAAAVIAWLVGGVWMGDPLALMAPWVALVLVQATVYSSLVQGARQFGAICVGSVLASAALALTGDTTGALALSVPVLMLLSNWPRFGDQGIYAATTALFTLTSGTVSMAGVGHRVGQAALGAVIGVAVNALVLPPIHLRDVRENLATLARESGDVLRSVAADLREGDWDAQTAAGWLNAAARLDHRLDALRSARRWSQESLRLTDGPLRALHRVPHMPLPPPDEDERLGRVTGHVTALTRALAVAVDDSRTPAPPEGPALHSYADLLELIGNTCDTEADRLLNGSADPCRDDEGEQRMRELHRYLQERLREHAGLGAEHTAVLGTLLLQAENLWAEILPEQGER, encoded by the coding sequence ATGGGTGATCTCGGGCAGGGGGTCCGCGCCACGCGGCCGCTGGACGCCGTGCGGCGGGAGGCGCGGAGGGTCGTGGAGGCCGTGCGGGCCGCCTGGCGTGGGCCGGGGCGGGAGCGGGACCTGGTCGTCCAGTCGTTGAAGGCCGCCGCGGCGGCGGTGATCGCCTGGCTGGTGGGCGGCGTCTGGATGGGAGACCCGCTGGCGCTGATGGCGCCGTGGGTCGCGCTGGTGCTGGTGCAGGCCACCGTCTACAGCTCACTCGTGCAGGGCGCGCGGCAGTTCGGGGCGATCTGCGTCGGCAGCGTGCTGGCCTCGGCGGCGCTGGCCCTCACCGGCGACACGACGGGCGCGCTCGCCCTGTCCGTACCGGTGCTGATGCTGCTCTCGAACTGGCCGCGCTTCGGCGACCAGGGCATCTACGCGGCGACCACGGCCCTGTTCACCCTCACCTCGGGCACGGTGAGCATGGCCGGCGTCGGGCACCGGGTGGGGCAGGCTGCGCTCGGTGCCGTCATCGGCGTAGCCGTCAACGCGCTCGTCCTCCCGCCGATCCATCTGCGGGACGTCCGGGAGAACCTGGCGACCCTCGCCCGGGAATCGGGCGACGTCCTGCGTTCCGTCGCCGCGGACCTGCGCGAGGGCGACTGGGACGCGCAGACCGCCGCCGGCTGGCTCAACGCCGCGGCGCGGCTGGACCACCGTCTGGACGCGTTGCGCTCGGCGCGCCGCTGGAGCCAGGAGAGCCTGCGCCTGACCGACGGCCCGCTGCGCGCCCTGCACCGCGTTCCGCACATGCCCCTGCCGCCGCCGGACGAGGACGAACGCCTCGGCCGTGTCACCGGGCACGTCACCGCCCTGACCCGGGCGCTGGCGGTGGCCGTGGACGACAGCCGCACGCCCGCCCCGCCCGAGGGCCCGGCCCTCCACTCGTACGCGGATCTGCTGGAGCTGATCGGGAACACCTGCGACACGGAGGCCGACCGCCTGCTCAACGGCAGCGCAGACCCCTGCCGGGACGACGAGGGGGAGCAGAGGATGCGGGAGCTGCACCGGTACTTGCAGGAAAGGCTGCGGGAGCACGCCGGGCTGGGAGCCGAGCACACGGCGGTGCTCGGCACACTGCTGCTCCAGGCCGAGAACCTGTGGGCCGAGATCCTTCCGGAGCAGGGGGAGCGGTGA
- a CDS encoding NAD(P)-dependent alcohol dehydrogenase produces the protein MPTTTRAAVVESGGAPFTLSDVVLDEPGPHEALVRMVATGLCHTDLGVASGGLPFPLPGVLGHEGAGVVEAVGSAVTGVTPGDHVLLSFTSCGDCRNCRGGHPAYCATWLPLNLLGGSRADGTSTISRGGEALGGHFFGQSSFAERALADERSLVKVDPDVPLESIAPLGCGVQTGVGAVWNVLKPDTGSTVVVLGAGAVGLSAVMAAALTPATRIVAVDRIAERLSLARELGATHTVDTSGTDLVPALAEITGGQGADGVVETTGNVGVLRQGVDALAARGTLVVVGAPPFGTEVALDVNGLLGGKRIVGLTLGDSETQAMIPALVRLVKDGRLPLHRLIGTYPFEDIDRAVQDMRSGKTIKPVLTF, from the coding sequence ATGCCCACCACCACCCGTGCCGCGGTCGTCGAGTCCGGCGGAGCGCCCTTCACTCTCTCCGACGTCGTCCTCGACGAACCCGGCCCGCACGAGGCGCTGGTCCGTATGGTCGCCACCGGCCTGTGCCACACCGACCTCGGTGTGGCGAGCGGCGGACTGCCCTTCCCGCTGCCCGGGGTCCTCGGCCACGAGGGCGCGGGCGTCGTCGAGGCCGTCGGCTCCGCCGTCACCGGCGTCACGCCCGGCGACCACGTCCTGCTCTCCTTCACCTCCTGCGGCGACTGCCGCAACTGCCGCGGCGGGCACCCCGCGTACTGCGCGACCTGGCTGCCGCTGAACCTGCTCGGCGGCAGCCGGGCCGACGGCACGAGCACCATCAGCCGTGGGGGAGAGGCCCTGGGCGGCCACTTCTTCGGCCAGTCCTCCTTCGCCGAGCGGGCGCTCGCCGACGAGCGCAGTCTCGTCAAGGTCGACCCGGACGTGCCGCTGGAGTCCATCGCCCCGCTGGGCTGCGGCGTGCAGACCGGTGTGGGTGCCGTCTGGAACGTCCTGAAGCCGGACACCGGCAGCACGGTCGTCGTCCTGGGCGCCGGAGCGGTCGGCCTGTCGGCCGTGATGGCGGCGGCCCTCACCCCGGCCACGCGGATCGTCGCCGTCGACCGGATCGCCGAACGCCTCTCGCTGGCCAGGGAACTGGGCGCCACGCACACCGTCGACACGAGCGGGACGGACCTCGTTCCGGCCCTCGCCGAGATCACCGGCGGCCAGGGCGCGGACGGTGTCGTGGAGACCACGGGCAACGTCGGCGTCCTGCGCCAGGGCGTCGACGCGCTCGCCGCCCGCGGCACCCTGGTCGTGGTCGGCGCCCCGCCCTTCGGCACCGAGGTCGCCCTGGACGTCAACGGCCTGCTCGGCGGCAAGCGGATCGTCGGCCTCACCCTCGGCGACAGCGAGACCCAGGCGATGATCCCCGCCCTGGTCCGCCTGGTGAAGGACGGCCGGCTCCCGCTGCACCGCCTGATCGGCACGTATCCCTTCGAGGACATCGACCGGGCCGTTCAGGACATGAGGTCGGGCAAGACGATCAAGCCGGTCCTGACGTTCTGA
- a CDS encoding aminoglycoside phosphotransferase family protein gives MVDSWERARHILEATGMDPGSLAHLTPLTGGTYNTVEELRLTDGTRYVLKVPPAAATPGLRHERRLLVSEAEFYHSAAHAGVPAPRLVSMGDDFLLMTACPGHSWDGSLTDTEQTALRTELGGQTARLHRVTGPGFGYPSGALGPLAPDWRTAFTTMFDAVLDDARRYGARLPRPVDAVSRTARSAYGALDEVTVPCLVHFDLWPGNILVDRSAGDARIGGLIDGERMFWGDPLADFVSLALLGDIKRDEAFLAGYREAGGRARFDTPALLRLALYRAYLYLIMLTETIPREVGEEQERWVQGRVAPELVAALDEIEETLPAPR, from the coding sequence GTGGTGGACTCCTGGGAACGGGCCCGGCACATCCTGGAGGCGACGGGCATGGATCCCGGCAGCCTCGCCCATCTCACCCCGCTGACCGGCGGCACGTACAACACCGTCGAGGAACTCCGCCTCACCGACGGCACCCGCTACGTGCTGAAGGTCCCGCCCGCGGCGGCCACCCCCGGCCTCCGGCACGAGCGCCGGCTCCTCGTCTCGGAGGCCGAGTTCTACCACTCGGCCGCGCACGCCGGAGTCCCCGCACCGCGGCTGGTGTCCATGGGCGACGACTTCCTGCTGATGACGGCCTGCCCGGGCCACTCCTGGGACGGCTCGCTCACGGACACGGAACAGACCGCACTGCGCACGGAGCTGGGAGGCCAGACGGCCCGGCTGCACCGCGTGACGGGCCCCGGCTTCGGCTATCCCTCCGGCGCCCTCGGCCCGCTCGCCCCCGACTGGCGGACCGCGTTCACGACGATGTTCGACGCCGTCCTCGACGACGCCCGGCGTTACGGGGCGCGGCTGCCCCGCCCCGTCGACGCGGTGTCCCGTACCGCCCGGTCCGCGTACGGCGCCCTCGACGAGGTCACCGTCCCGTGCCTGGTGCACTTCGACCTGTGGCCGGGAAACATCCTGGTCGACCGCTCCGCCGGCGACGCCCGCATCGGCGGCCTCATCGACGGGGAGCGCATGTTCTGGGGCGACCCCCTGGCCGACTTCGTCTCCCTGGCGCTGCTGGGCGACATCAAGCGGGACGAGGCGTTCCTGGCGGGCTACCGGGAGGCCGGCGGCCGGGCCCGCTTCGACACCCCGGCCCTCCTCCGGCTGGCCCTGTACCGCGCCTACCTGTACCTGATCATGCTCACCGAGACGATTCCGCGCGAGGTGGGCGAGGAACAGGAGCGCTGGGTGCAGGGCAGGGTCGCTCCGGAACTCGTCGCGGCCCTGGACGAGATCGAGGAAACTCTTCCGGCGCCGCGCTGA
- a CDS encoding PHP domain-containing protein, with the protein MDPVEALDRIAFLLERSLAPTYRVRAFRTASRVLKELGEDEVRRRADAGSLESLKGVGPKTAQVVREALAGEVPGYLRKLEGEAKEPPAARGGERLRALLRGDCHLHSDWSDGGSPIEEMGRAAAALGHEWAALTDHSPRLTVARGLSAERLREQLDVVAELNGTWAPFRLLTGIECDILEDGSLDQEPELLERLDVVVVSVHSKLRMDARSMTRRMVAAVRDPHSDVLGHCTGRLLTGRGRPESEFDADEVFAALVETGTALEINSRPERLDPPRRLLRRAVDAGVLFSVDTDAHAPGQLDWQINGCARAEECGVPPERVVTTWSLEEVLAWTRERRVPSGVASG; encoded by the coding sequence ATGGATCCCGTCGAGGCACTGGACCGGATCGCCTTCCTGCTGGAGCGGTCCCTGGCGCCGACGTACCGCGTACGCGCCTTCCGTACCGCGTCCCGGGTGCTGAAGGAACTGGGCGAGGACGAGGTGCGCCGGCGGGCGGACGCCGGGTCGCTGGAGTCGCTCAAGGGGGTCGGTCCGAAGACCGCGCAGGTGGTGCGGGAGGCACTGGCCGGTGAGGTGCCCGGCTATCTGCGGAAACTGGAGGGCGAGGCGAAGGAGCCGCCGGCCGCGCGGGGCGGCGAACGGCTGCGGGCGCTGCTGCGCGGCGACTGCCATCTGCACTCCGACTGGTCGGACGGCGGCAGCCCGATCGAGGAGATGGGCCGGGCCGCGGCGGCGCTGGGGCACGAGTGGGCGGCGCTGACCGACCACTCGCCGCGCCTGACGGTGGCACGCGGGCTGTCGGCCGAGCGGCTGAGGGAGCAACTGGACGTGGTGGCGGAGCTGAACGGGACCTGGGCGCCGTTCCGGCTGCTGACCGGCATCGAGTGCGACATCCTCGAGGACGGCTCGCTCGACCAGGAGCCGGAGCTGCTGGAGCGGCTCGACGTCGTGGTGGTGTCGGTGCACTCCAAGCTGCGCATGGACGCCCGGTCGATGACCCGGCGGATGGTGGCCGCCGTTCGTGATCCGCACTCGGACGTGCTCGGGCACTGCACGGGGCGGCTGCTGACCGGGCGGGGGCGGCCCGAGTCGGAGTTCGACGCGGACGAGGTGTTCGCGGCGCTCGTGGAGACGGGCACGGCCCTGGAGATCAACAGCCGGCCGGAGCGGCTCGACCCGCCGCGACGGCTGCTGCGCCGGGCCGTGGACGCGGGTGTGCTGTTCTCCGTCGACACCGACGCGCACGCGCCGGGGCAGCTGGACTGGCAGATCAACGGGTGCGCGCGGGCGGAGGAGTGCGGTGTCCCGCCCGAGCGGGTGGTGACGACGTGGTCACTTGAAGAGGTGCTGGCCTGGACCCGTGAGCGGCGTGTGCCGTCCGGCGTGGCGAGCGGCTGA
- a CDS encoding VanZ family protein: MAGTASRLRTAGPGRERRPLPLPVRLLATLCAFAFMVAFAVVLARLTLQPSPASEALTHTNLHPGRSLKAYLDQPELRDAVRQIGGNILLGVPFGVLVPVVAPRTRGILRVLLLTAVVMLLVEFAQGALVTGRAFDIDDVILNTAGALVGYLLLGRRLSRAVHARRPRGGRAGKKPASGKS; the protein is encoded by the coding sequence ATGGCCGGTACAGCCTCACGTCTCCGTACGGCCGGCCCCGGCCGCGAGCGACGCCCGCTGCCGCTGCCCGTCCGGCTGCTGGCGACACTGTGCGCCTTCGCTTTCATGGTGGCCTTCGCCGTGGTGCTGGCCCGGCTGACCCTCCAGCCCTCGCCCGCGTCGGAGGCGCTGACCCACACCAATCTGCATCCGGGCCGTTCGCTCAAGGCCTATCTCGACCAGCCGGAACTGCGGGACGCCGTCCGCCAGATCGGCGGCAACATCCTGCTGGGCGTCCCCTTCGGCGTCCTCGTGCCCGTCGTAGCGCCGCGCACCCGCGGCATCCTGCGCGTGCTGCTGCTGACAGCCGTGGTGATGCTGCTGGTGGAGTTCGCCCAGGGCGCGCTGGTCACCGGCCGTGCCTTCGACATCGACGACGTCATCCTGAACACCGCGGGCGCGCTGGTCGGTTACCTGCTGCTGGGGCGCCGGCTGAGCCGCGCGGTCCATGCGCGCAGGCCCCGCGGCGGCCGGGCGGGGAAGAAGCCTGCTTCGGGGAAGTCCTAG
- a CDS encoding SDR family oxidoreductase: protein MSAPTAPRSKVAVITGSDSGIGRATAVRLARAGMDVGITWHSDHKGAEETAEEVRAHGQRAEVARMDLTRLPEAADAVDELCERLGRIDVLVNNAGTGTMTPFLDLELSDVREVLDVDLVGPFLCGQKAARHMIRQGDGGRIVNVTSVHEHQPRVGAAPYCAAKGGLGLLTQVMALELAEYRITVNAVAPGEISTPMTGQEDTDPHTESRPGVPLGRPGDAREVAAVIAFLAGPDASYVTGASWSVDGGMLRMGPQAGSHLTSDDWRRP, encoded by the coding sequence ATGTCCGCCCCCACCGCGCCCCGCAGCAAGGTCGCCGTGATCACCGGCTCCGACTCCGGCATCGGCAGGGCCACCGCCGTACGGCTGGCCCGGGCGGGCATGGACGTCGGCATCACCTGGCACAGCGACCACAAGGGAGCGGAGGAGACGGCCGAGGAGGTCCGGGCGCACGGGCAGCGGGCCGAAGTCGCCCGGATGGACCTCACGCGGCTGCCCGAGGCCGCCGACGCCGTCGACGAGCTGTGCGAACGCCTCGGCCGTATCGACGTGCTGGTCAACAACGCCGGCACCGGCACCATGACGCCCTTCCTGGACCTGGAGCTGTCCGACGTGCGCGAGGTCCTCGACGTCGATCTCGTCGGGCCCTTCCTGTGCGGGCAGAAGGCGGCCCGGCACATGATCCGGCAGGGCGACGGGGGGCGGATCGTCAACGTGACGTCCGTCCACGAGCACCAGCCGCGCGTGGGCGCCGCCCCGTACTGCGCCGCCAAGGGCGGTCTCGGCCTGCTCACCCAGGTCATGGCGCTCGAACTCGCGGAGTACCGCATCACCGTCAACGCCGTCGCACCCGGCGAGATCTCCACGCCCATGACCGGGCAGGAGGACACCGACCCGCACACCGAGAGCCGCCCCGGCGTGCCGCTGGGACGGCCCGGCGACGCCCGCGAGGTCGCCGCCGTCATCGCCTTCCTCGCCGGCCCGGACGCCTCCTACGTCACCGGCGCGTCCTGGAGCGTCGACGGCGGCATGCTCCGCATGGGCCCGCAGGCCGGCTCGCACCTGACGAGCGACGACTGGCGCCGCCCCTGA
- a CDS encoding aldehyde dehydrogenase family protein, whose amino-acid sequence MTTFEREPGQLFIGGQWREAADGARTEVVDPSRGTVVTTVAEAGPADVDAAVRAAREAYDDGAWSGLSGRERGRVLHRVAQLIRENADEIAALESLDVGKPITLCGAVDVTNAANDYEYFANLAQSQDGALRDTPMNALAYTKREPLGVVAAITPFNFPLILAGSKLGPALAAGNTVVHKPADETPLSALYMARLFQEAGVPDGVVNVVTGSGPVAGEALLRHRGVDKVAFTGSTAIGRHVASVAGEALKPVTMELGGNAAHIVFEDADLEKAVGAVIKGFVFNTGQFCMGGPRLLVARSVYPALLGILAEAVPGVPVGDPRDPATVIGPMAAEKHLKKVEEYVALARKEGARVVCGGERLDLDGGYYYKPTVIADLSNDSRVIQEEIFGPVLTVQPFDDEDEAVALANSTPYGLASGIQTTHLARAHRVADRLQAGIVWVNDWAMLDPAVPFGGVKDSGYGREYGPEALAGYTKVKSVVVSLD is encoded by the coding sequence ATGACCACGTTCGAGAGGGAACCCGGACAGCTGTTCATCGGGGGGCAGTGGCGCGAGGCCGCCGACGGGGCGCGTACCGAGGTGGTCGACCCGTCCCGGGGCACGGTCGTCACCACCGTCGCGGAGGCGGGCCCGGCCGACGTCGACGCGGCCGTACGGGCCGCTCGCGAGGCCTACGACGACGGCGCCTGGTCCGGTCTGAGCGGCCGCGAGCGGGGCCGGGTGCTGCACCGCGTCGCCCAGCTGATCCGCGAGAACGCCGACGAGATCGCCGCACTGGAGAGCCTCGACGTCGGCAAGCCGATCACGCTGTGCGGCGCGGTCGACGTGACGAACGCGGCCAACGACTACGAGTACTTCGCGAACCTCGCGCAGAGCCAGGACGGCGCCCTGCGCGACACCCCCATGAACGCCCTCGCCTACACCAAGCGCGAGCCGCTCGGCGTGGTCGCCGCGATCACTCCGTTCAACTTCCCGCTGATCCTCGCCGGCAGCAAGCTCGGCCCCGCGCTGGCGGCCGGCAACACCGTCGTCCACAAGCCCGCCGACGAGACCCCGCTGAGCGCCCTGTACATGGCCCGGCTGTTCCAGGAGGCGGGTGTACCGGACGGCGTGGTGAACGTCGTGACCGGCAGCGGACCGGTGGCCGGCGAGGCGCTGCTGCGCCACCGCGGTGTCGACAAGGTCGCCTTCACCGGCTCCACCGCGATCGGCCGGCATGTGGCGAGCGTCGCCGGCGAGGCCCTCAAGCCCGTCACCATGGAGCTCGGCGGGAACGCGGCCCACATCGTCTTCGAGGACGCCGACCTGGAGAAGGCGGTGGGCGCGGTCATCAAGGGCTTCGTCTTCAACACCGGCCAGTTCTGCATGGGCGGACCGCGCCTGCTGGTGGCCCGCTCGGTCTACCCCGCTCTGCTCGGCATCCTCGCCGAGGCCGTACCCGGTGTGCCGGTCGGCGACCCGCGCGACCCGGCCACGGTCATCGGCCCGATGGCGGCCGAGAAGCACCTGAAGAAGGTCGAGGAGTACGTCGCCCTGGCCCGCAAGGAGGGCGCCCGGGTCGTCTGCGGCGGCGAGCGGCTCGACCTGGACGGCGGCTACTACTACAAGCCGACCGTCATCGCCGACCTGTCGAACGACTCCCGGGTGATCCAGGAGGAGATCTTCGGCCCGGTCCTCACCGTGCAGCCCTTCGACGACGAGGACGAGGCCGTCGCCCTCGCCAACTCCACCCCCTACGGCCTGGCCTCGGGCATCCAGACCACCCACCTCGCCCGGGCGCACCGGGTCGCCGACCGGCTCCAGGCCGGCATCGTCTGGGTCAACGACTGGGCGATGCTCGACCCGGCGGTGCCCTTCGGCGGCGTGAAGGACTCCGGCTACGGCCGCGAGTACGGGCCCGAGGCCCTCGCCGGTTACACCAAGGTCAAGTCCGTCGTCGTCTCGCTCGACTGA